TGGTTTTGTCCCGCTTGCTCCCAGTCAGTATTTGAGCTTCTAGGGTAGATGCAAAGATTGTGGGTTTGTTCTGCTTTCTCCCGGTCGGTATTTTAGCTTCTCGGATAGATGCAAAGATTGTGGTTTTGTCCCGCTTGTACCTAGTCAATATTTGAGTTTCTGGGGTAATATTAAATGATTGTGGTTTTGTCCCGCTTGCTCCCGGTCAAAATTGAGACTTTGTTGACCCTCCGTCGCAAGATATGGCTGAGCACTTACTTTTCCGAATATTTTTTCCACGGACATTGATCAATGAATATGTGTTTGATCTTGGGGATACACACACCGAGAGACTGTCaagggttagctaccggacatgtCAGGTTTtgctgtataaccgacagatgagctcattggTCATAGGATAGGCATATGCCTTTTGCATTTGTGTgtattgtttgggtgtgcatctTATATCTGACTTGTCTTTTTGAATAATTGTATCTATATGCTAATTGAACTAGTTACTTTACATGTTCTCTCCATTTGTGTATTCTTTGTATTGTCTTGTATGTGCTTGCACAATTGAGAGTTCTGGTGACACTGAAGATTGTTCTTGATGAAAGGTGGTGATCGAGGTTTGTGGAAAAAATGAGAATGAATtgctaatattaaaattaaattttaatattagattaTTAAATGAGTTGGGAATCTATGATATTGAGAGAAGATGATGACTTGTATAAGAGAAAATTGAGATTTAAAGATCACTAATATAGTTGAAATTTAGTTTATCTACTTTGATCGGATTAGTAAGAATCCTAGGCTTGAACTTTGTGTGATTGGAGATTAGGATTGCCTAGCGGGTTCATGTGGTTTTACATAGTctctatttaaaatttttgtcatGCTGAGAACCCCGTAAGGAATGATGTTCTCACCCATTTCGAAAATTATTACTTTTCAGATATTGGTCCCGGCTCTTCTCCGTGAGCAAGAGGTTTAATTGGAAGGACAACAAAGAAGACCTTTTATTCTGTTTTAATTTTAGACTCTCTCCTTTATACAGTTTTAATGATCTACCTTTCTTCCGACGCgcttatatatatacattatcGAGTGTGAGCTATCGACAAATTGTCATCTTCTTGAATGTTAAATCTTTTCACAGACttctaatataatattattttctatatatacGTATTTATATCTTAATCTTGTGTCGTAATACCAAACTATAattgaattatgacttaagcataagacaaTAAATGGTAGAGTGTTACGTATCTTATTGGCATCATGTGAAGAACTCTCTCCTCTATCATTTTTATGCAGCCTTAATTGAACATTTTTTAAGTTGCAGCTTGAGCTCTTTTTCATAAAGTTGTATGTCAACAAGActttaaaattataagtttttCAGTGGATAAATTTTATCTTCCAACTACTTTGATTTTCTATTGATTTGAAAAGATCATTATAATGACTATAATAAATCAGCATGAGAATATAATACTTTTGATTTTCATCGCCTCTCAAAAAAGAACTCATTTACTTGACAACTTCTCTAGAAAAAATATTCttgttttcacaaacactttaAATGAGAAAGTTATTCTTACAAAATTTTCCAACTTTTtattaattgatgctaaattaaACTGATTCGATAAATAAATAACCGCAAGAGAATTCTTCCATAACTTacaaatactaaaataattGGCTTGAATTAAACAAGTTATGATACCAAACAAAAATATGAACACCCACGATTTAATTCATCTAAGATTTTTTACTTACATAAACACCTCAACaacaatataatataatttcaaTATAATTTTCTCTTAacaataacataataatatactaaaaagaggaacaaaactacaataataatatatatcttTGCTCTTTATTAACTctcctaataaaaaaataaatactttcAATCTAAATTCGTATTAACTTAAGAACTTCACTTGAATGATATCATTACAtatgatatttatttataaatttgaatATTCTCATTTTCTTAATTACTGATAGTCATTTTTAACAATTCGATCTAATATCTCAACAAGATTATAGCACAAGAAGTTAACAACTTGTTTTACTCATagttttaaaaactaaatcagACAAGTTAGTTGATCAGATTCAATCGTGAACCAAAAACTTTAATATAAAtaccaatatataataatataattgtgATAAATTTTAGTCATAAATTTtgactatatttttttataatttgatcAATTTTAACTTGTCAAATTTAATACAACCTATATTATCTTTTAGTAATTTAatcaattcttattttttttcatgaaacttttattttttatcattaattatcaatttgaataattaatatgtgccatttatgatttttttaaatattatttatatactaaaaataattattaaaattaattattatttatttatatataaatatatacatattttaatttatttttaatatatattttatatttaaactcCACTAGAGAGACAATGAAAAATCTTGACAATGTGTACAATAGGATAATTTATTGGCTCATGGtggattaaaaaataaaaaacacctCTTAAACTCTAATAACTAAAAACTTTTACTcccatttttaaattttaacaatttTCTATCCACTAGACCACTACCAAACCCCCCAAAATATATGACAAAATAaacatcaaatttcaaattttaatcccctaattttaaattttaaattttaacaacGTGACACCTTGTAGTCTACAGCCGCACCATGCCTTTCTCACCCATGTTTTTTTCTTACGTGCCCATTAATGGATGTTCAGTTCAATAGGTTGATAGATGATTATTGTAATTCTTACGAGAATGGTTAGTTTaagtatatataattaataaatgttGTATGTTCATTTCATTAAGTAATcagatggttattttaattattaaaagttATGAAAAAGATTAAGCTTCTTGGGAAGATTTAAAGTTATGAAAATCTTAATAGTGATTTATAAATAATGTAGCCACTTAAACAGATTTTTCGAATTTTGTTCTATATTATAGAGGCTTTTATGCAAAGAAAGTGAAATGTTTAATTACTAATCCTAATTATTATTGTTCTCCATTAACGTGGTTGTGAGGAGTGATCTACGTATGATACGGCCAGCTGCTTCTATTCATTTGTTTGTGACAGATAAAAACGAAGTGATAATGAAACACGCCAGCTGCGGGAGGGGGCCGCACGGCCGGCGCCTTGAGATGCTTCTAGTGAGTGATGTGACGCAAAGTGCGCGACGGTGCTACTCGTACGTTAGCGGCGTGGTCCGATGCTCTGGCGGCGACGACTGATGTTGCTGTCGGAATTTTTACCGATGAAAAGGGAAGAGAGTGGacgaaaaaaaaattcacatcacatgaagaagaaggaagtcGTTTTTGTGGTGTATGTAACTATAAATTcttatttgttttaaattttaaattaaaaattattaataattaattaacttaattattatttgatgttaattttaattttattcatattatACACATTATACACTATATTTATTAGCTctccatattttttttatattttaatatatattttactttgctaactaattttaataataaattttaatgacATTGGgaatataaaagatatgaaaCACGAAACGCATTTAGTGGATTTACCAAGAAGGCAACAACCCCAACTGCCTTTCACCCTTGAGCCCCAAATCGAAACCGAAACCCAAAATAAAACAACAAACACCATTTCTCCCTTTCTCACTAGTCACTAACACACgaatgaagaacaagtgattTCAACCAAACTTTTTCCCTTCAATTTCTGCCTCTAATTACAAACCTACCACAAACCCTTCACAATGACCACTAAATCCCCAATTTTTCCCATGCCAGACCCCCAGCACTTCAGTGACTACGGCTTCGACCCTCAACTCAACTATTTTCAGGTCTCTTTATTCTTTTTGTTTCCAACTTTccattttctattattattattattattattattattattattattatgaaaagCAGGTATTggaagaagccatgaagcaCAAGAGGCACCCAGAAAGATCCATAGACTCCATACGCTTCAAGCTTCACAAGCCTGACATTCCAAACGAACTCCATTCCATTTCTACCACGAAGAAGCCATGGTGGAAGAACTTGTTCAAATGGAAGTGGACCCACCGTCACCGTCACCGTCACCACCAAGGCCTTCAGCAGCAACCCCATCAACCTTCCAGGGCCTCCATCTCTGGCCCCGTCTACTTCACCCACACCAGAACCGGACCCACCACCTCCCCCTACCGAACCACCGCACGTCCATGTTCTGGTCCACTCGCCGGCGCCGGAACCTTGACGCCGACGGCCAAGGGTGTGGGTCACGTTGGTGTACCCTATCCGGGTCTCAGGGAGCTTAACATGGAGCAGCAGAGGATGTCTACCTCTGCCTTGCCAGTTTACTTGGTCACTTGAATAAACATGGCAAagtttggatttttaatttgtcgtgaatgtctttttttctttttttggttaTCTGAATTATCTATCACTATTTCCTTTTTCACTTGGGAACTTGAAAAAGGGATCATGCGTGCGGTTTAAAGCCAGAAATGTTTAGGTGTCTTTCTTTGCAATATAATAAGAGAAATTTCTTCTTGTGTTGTTTGAATATAGTAGTATTTCTGCATTAGTAAGAAATAATCAATAAGAGCACATAATCATTAATCAGTATATCTGCATGGTAGCAATAGCCGTAGAGTATTAATAATAGAGCAATGCTAGGGCCAGTAATTTTGTGATTGGTAGTCATCAAATAACCATCAATGATGACAAGATTTTATCTAATAATTCACTTTTTTATGCTGATTACATATTAgccaaaattaaataaaattgcTAGTATTATAAACTTTTCACCCGTCAAAACTCTGCAAAAATAAAGCATCAAGTGACAATGGTAGTGGGCAGTGCCACTGTCATTCTGTCAAGGTGGTAAATAGCATTCATGTGAAGCAATAAAGCAATATATATTTGTGGGCTGTGCCTGTGGGGACAAAAGCTGGCAACTGAAACAAGGTGGGAAACAAAATTTCTTAACAAAACCTTtggaaaatttttttctaaaagtgAATTTATTGTATTCattgtttttgagttttattatcttaattttaaaatgattaaaatattaatttataaataattttgttgtaGAAGAGTTtgatttaaaatcttttaaatttatgatGATACTttcatataaatatttttatataaagataatattttaaatcgttagatgaattaattaaatatattcaattaaatatgttaaattatttaataatttgtaatattatttttatataaaattattatcatgTAAATATCTACCTTAATTTTAAGATAATTCACATTAATAAACCGTTTGAGATTTGagatttaaaattatataaatgtCCTAAAATTCAATTACATGTCTGTTTTATTtacatatttatatttatgtaaatcgaattaatttgatttgatttacgttatttatatataaatcaaattaacttgatatttatgttttaaagttaACATAGAATAAGTAAACATTAACTTAAAAGTAGAAAATGTCTCGATAATAAATTGAATAAAGCTGATtcaatttattatatatgtgttgtttaatagtaaatcgaatcgagtacattgaaaaaatattaatcgAATTTAATTAATTCGATTTACATAGAATTACTTTAAGATCTGCATATAAGCTAATTTATTTTAAGATATTTGTGTAATATTGATCTTCATATAATTTGTTTGTGTGATTTACCCTTAATTTTATGTGTAGTAGAACTCCAAAAACAACCAGTAGtaaggtaattttttttaaaaaaagtggACCTTACAGATGAATGAATAGTACCATGCAAAAGACAAATATTAGACAGTGGTGATGATATTCAGATTAGCGATTAGAGAGGATTGTATAATAACAAAgtcatttttcttttgaaatcGAGAAAGGGCTCTGCATGTGCCATTGTGCCTTGCAAAACACTGTTACCTTCCCTggagattttttttatttttttgttcaagTTCCCTGGAGATTGTATcatttttgctttcttttatgttttggggCTGGGCTTCCTAAAAGAGGCAATGCAATACGAGCACAAGGCCCAGCAGAAACAACAAATTTTGGTGGGCATCTGGGCTGGACACTGCAGGCTTAACTTAACTGGGCCGCTCCTGGTATTGCATTTCCTCTTGTGATGATTTATATAGTCATTGCAGCAGCGATGAAAGTGAAACACGCTTaagtatataattaaaaatctgAGTCTAGAACTAACGCAAGTTGGCATAGTCACTGAAGAATGAGAATGAAACTTGTTTGTTTGGGAGGATCGCCCACTTTGTCTCTGCAGTACCCAAAGAATTAATCATTGAACTTCCGACGTACTAAAAAATCTGagtagaaaaaacaaaaaaatgctaaTTTTGCACAAAGAAAAATCTGAGTCTAGAAAGGAATGCGAGTCAAATGCTAAGGGGCAGAAAAAACAAAATGGAAACGTGCTTCACGTAATCACATAACATCCAACGTATAATCAGAAGCGACACGCTAGAAATTGATATTATAATCAGTTATAATAACAAGGAAGGTCAAGCAAACTCAAAAAATATTTACCAAACATACAAAGCAGATCAAAGCATCAACATCCTCTAACGTGCATCTCTTATCTAATTTCTGAAGCAAAGAATCTAGTATTTTGCACTGTATAGTCATGACGCAAAGTATATTATATATCTTCTTATTACAAGCTTAAGACCACACGCACATACAatcataaagaaagaaagagacaGTCAACAATAATGGAGGATGGGATAGAGCACCGTACGGTgaatgtaaatggcataaacATGCACATAGCTGAGAAGGGTGAAGGGCCTCTCATCCTATTCATCCATGGCTTCCCAGACCTATGGTACTCGTGGCGCCACCAGATAGCCTTCTTTGCATCCCGAGGGTACCGCTGCGTGGCCCCCGACCTCCGCGGCTTCGGGGACAGCGATTCACCCAGCAGCCCGAGCGCCTACACGAGCCTCCACATCGTGGGAGACCTCATCGGGCTGCTGGATGCAGTAGCCGGAGAGGAGGAGAAGGTGTTTGTGGTTGGACATGACTGGGGAGCCCTGACTGCTTGGAGCCTCTGCATGTATCGGCCTGAGAGAGTGAAGGCTCTTGTTAACTTGAGCGTTCCCTTCACTCCCAGACACCCCATGCGAAAGCCCCTTCAAACCTTGAGAGCTGTTTATGGCAACGACTACTACATCTGCAGGTTTCAGGTACTTGTTCAATTCATTGTATTCCTTGGATCtgattattgattcattgaaagTTGATGTGGTTTGATGGTGAAAACAGGAGAGTGGAGTTATAGAGGAGGAGTTTGCTGAGATTGGAACTGAAAGAGTGTTGAAGGAATTCCTGACATATAGGAACCCTGGTCCGCTTTATCTGCCTAAGGGTAAAGGCTTTGGTCATCCAACTGAATCTCCCATTCTGTTGCCATCATGGCTTTCTGAACAAGAATGCAAATACTATGCCTCCAAATATCAAAAGACTGGCTTCACTGGGGGATTCAACTACTATAGGAGTTTGGATCTGTATGTTccttaatttatatatatcacctactactactactactactactacttccttgctttcttttttctattttatttgattttgttatTGCTATATGTGTAGAAACTGGGAGCTGACTGCACCGTGGACTGGTGCTCAAATCAAAGTTCCGGTGAAGTTTGTGGTGGGGGATGTTGACCTGACATACAACGCGCCGGGCGCCAAGGACTACATTCACAAAGGAGGCTTCAAAAGAGATGTGCCGCTTCTGGAGGAGGTGGTTGTTCTTGAAGGTGCAGGCCACTTCCTCCACCAAGAAAGGCCTCATGAAATCAACAAACACATCTATGACTTTTTTCGtaacttctcatgatcatctgcacaactcctcctcctcctcctccgcTTGCCTTCTCTTCTTCCGTTCCTGCCACCTGTGTTCCTTTATCATCCGTTTCTTCTCTCGTGTATTCTCATAGTCTGGATTCTGGAATGTGTATGTGACTCTATTGTCCATTAACAACTCTGGATGCGCATgttttataaaaataacagtGTGATTCAATATGCTGATGACAAATGTATTTCGTGCTTGATTTCGTTATTCAGATATATTTGGTCCCAAAATACCTACCATCTTTATGTGCTTGAGCTATCAAATAAAGGGTAAGACTTAAGAGAGagacaaattatttttgaacTTGAAACCTAGACATTAACAATACACAAACTCATTCCATCTTATGTCGAAATTCAAACATGTCAGCTAAATGATATTATATCATGAATAATTTCTTCCGGAAATTGAAATGGTTGGGTATAGGGAGCAAATGATTTTATGTCTAAAAATAATAACGGATACTTCATATGCACCAATTGTCAGTTATATCCACAGTATTATGCTATGCAATAATGCATTATTTATGAAGATACACATTTAGGCCGAACAAGACCTGGCTATGTCCATAGTGATAATTATTTTCCACTGTAAAAAGAGTTATCTCCATTTTCAAGTGAGATTTCTGAAACGGCTTGCACTGCCACCGAGAATggtcataaaataaaaatcaaatttgcaGACTTTTTATGATGTTCCCCACTTTGTTGCTCCTTGTTGGCAAGGGATGCCATGCTGGTTGCTGCAGAATTGAAGCACCTCCTGGGGTAATCAAAAACACAACATATCAAGAGCTTGAaggcttttttcttttttcaacaTTGAATTGCACGTCGACAAGGCCTGTAATGCCGGCGGTTATTGTTTGACCTTCTTTCACAGGGCCAACACCTGGAGGAGTGCCTGCACATCATCATAATCTATGTTACAAGAGCAAAGGTTAAACGAATTCCCAATTCAATGCATCTAACTCTGTAGCTAACTCATGCAACATTTTCGTTGACATTTGTTTTGAATtagaaagaaatcttaagttcTTAATCCATCCCAAAAGATATGGTTATGTATTTTGAGCATCACAAAGAATATTTTCAACAGCAGATAACATGTCAAGGTTATTAaagacattttctgatcaagtAAGATATGGCTCAAGTATAATATGTTGTTTAAGTATTAGTGCAATACCAGTTAGTATCACATCTCCTTCAAACAATGTCATGACAGAACTTATGTGACTAATTATAAATGGGATCTTAAAGATCATGTCCTTGGTTGAGCCCTTTTGCCGAATCTCCTCATCTACCTACATCAAAACAAATCCATTGTCGGTCATCATTCTAAGGTTTCCGAATTTCCAATATGCCATTGACATTAAACAACCACAATATCATGATGAGGTGTTAAAGAGACAAGATCCCAAACCTTTAACCACAATTCTAGATCATCCGGGTTTGGCACCAGATTCTTTGGCAACTgcataaaatttgaaaataaaaaatagtatacTTTAAGAATATCGCTTACATTACAAGAGCATGAGCAAAACAAGATATGTGTGGGTAACCATTACCCATGAAAACTTTATTATCATTGACTAAAAACTGAAAATTGCAATTTATAGCTCTTAATTCCttaatcctatcctagttaacTTATTTCTCTATTattgcattaaaaaaattagtttccGAGCACAATATGCATAATGGGATACAGTTTCTTACAATTGAACTAATTGGTGTGAAAGTGTCCTGGCCTTTTGCCAAAGTCCATGGAAGACCTGCAGACTAACAGTAAAAAGGGGGGAAAAAGAAAACCACAACAATTATTAGCTATGAAAATATCCATTTTGAATGATTATTTTAGGAGAACACATACAAAGAGCAAAGGGAATTGAGTATTAACACAGATCATTTCTTACCTGTTTATCTAAATTCCACCCTGAATTATATATCATGTAAGTAAATCCTTAATCCTTATGCTTCATCTATTTATCTAACTACTCCCTCCATCATCTTTCTAAGTTCACCATTAAGTCATACAACTTCATAAGTCAAGAAACTACCTAGAAGATGATGGCCATAATATCATTGAGAGTTACACATGGTCACATGGATTCGTTACCTTTGCAGTAGCTTGCAGATCCCTGGCAGTCATATCCAGTGCAAGTGCATAACCTgatatagagagagagaaaaaaagcaTATTTACTAATCCATTGTCCTAAGAGCTCAAGTAACCTCAGGCATCACATGAATATATCCTATAAACACGAAATAAGTTTCACAGAACCTTAAGAGAAGATCATTTACCAGCAACATAATCCATGGCAGATGATTGGGGGACATCGCGAGCTTTTTTGGCGATGACGACAGCCAGCTCGACCTCATGATGCA
Above is a genomic segment from Arachis stenosperma cultivar V10309 chromosome 1, arast.V10309.gnm1.PFL2, whole genome shotgun sequence containing:
- the LOC130944454 gene encoding uncharacterized protein LOC130944454 — encoded protein: MTTKSPIFPMPDPQHFSDYGFDPQLNYFQVLEEAMKHKRHPERSIDSIRFKLHKPDIPNELHSISTTKKPWWKNLFKWKWTHRHRHRHHQGLQQQPHQPSRASISGPVYFTHTRTGPTTSPYRTTARPCSGPLAGAGTLTPTAKGVGHVGVPYPGLRELNMEQQRMSTSALPVYLVT
- the LOC130969905 gene encoding uncharacterized protein LOC130969905, which codes for MEDGIEHRTVNVNGINMHIAEKGEGPLILFIHGFPDLWYSWRHQIAFFASRGYRCVAPDLRGFGDSDSPSSPSAYTSLHIVGDLIGLLDAVAGEEEKVFVVGHDWGALTAWSLCMYRPERVKALVNLSVPFTPRHPMRKPLQTLRAVYGNDYYICRFQESGVIEEEFAEIGTERVLKEFLTYRNPGPLYLPKGKGFGHPTESPILLPSWLSEQECKYYASKYQKTGFTGGFNYYRSLDLNWELTAPWTGAQIKVPVKFVVGDVDLTYNAPGAKDYIHKGGFKRDVPLLEEVVVLEGAGHFLHQERPHEINKHIYDFFRNFS
- the LOC130969914 gene encoding probable acylpyruvase FAHD1, mitochondrial, which codes for MAAACEKLLQLSTKIVAVGRNYAAHAKELGNAVPKEPVLFLKPTSSYLPNGGTIQIPHNEGSLHHEVELAVVIAKKARDVPQSSAMDYVAGYALALDMTARDLQATAKSAGLPWTLAKGQDTFTPISSILPKNLVPNPDDLELWLKVDEEIRQKGSTKDMIFKIPFIISHISSVMTLFEGDVILTGTPPGVGPVKEGQTITAGITGLVDVQFNVEKRKKPSSS